Proteins encoded within one genomic window of Mya arenaria isolate MELC-2E11 chromosome 13, ASM2691426v1:
- the LOC128213145 gene encoding syntenin-1-like, whose translation MSLYPSLEDMKVDQMAQAQRSYEQPQVTYPAQGGAQPGYPPAPQQAPRGSSPSLYPTLDEYMGLQLTPQFVQQNLPEYNQVAIPQNQPSNMMVAPVSGNDVGIRRAEIKQGLREVVACKDADGKIGLRIRHVNNGLFVALVQKDSPAALAGLRFGDQILQINGQSVAGWDTDKAHKVLKAASGDRISFAVRDRPFERTITMQKDSNGYIGFVFKDGKIKSLVKDSSAARNGVLTEHNLIEVNGQNVVGVKDSVTSEIIDRSPRTVTITVMPSVIYEHIVKCMGNSIVKKLMDHSIPDL comes from the exons ATGTCTCTTTATCCATCCCTAGAAGATATGAAGGTGGACCAGATGGCTCAG GCTCAGCGGTCATATGAGCAGCCACAGGTCACATACCCAGCCCAAGGGGGAGCCCAGCCTGGCTATCCCCCAGCACCCCAGCAGGCACCCCGGGGATCGTCTCCCAGTCTGTACCCAACCCTAGATGAATACATGGGACTCCAACTTACACCACAGTTTGTGCAGCAGAATCTCCCTGAATAT AACCAAGTGGCCATTCCCCAGAACCAGCCCAGCAACATGATGGTGGCTCCAGTGAGTGGGAATGATGTTGGAATCCGCAGGGCTGAGATTAAACAGGGTCTCAGAGAAGTTGTGGCCTGTAAGGATGCAGATGGCAAGATTGGCCTGAGAATTAGACATGTCAACAAT GGTCTGTTTGTGGCGTTGGTTCAGAAGGACTCCCCGGCGGCCCTGGCAGGTCTCAGGTTCGGGGACCAAATCCTGCAGATCAATGGCCAGAGTGTGGCGGGCTGGGACACAGACAAGGCACACAAGGTTCTCAAGGCTGCCAGCGGGGACAGGATTAGCTTTGCTGTTCGGGACAG gCCATTTGAGCGAACAATCACCATGCAGAAGGACAGCAATGGATATATAGGGTTTGTTTTCAAGGATGGCAAAATCAAGTCCCTGGTCAAAGATTCATCTGCCGCTCGCAATGGAGTGCTGACAGAACACAACCTTATTGAGGTTAATGGACAGAATGTCGTCGGAGTAAAG GACTCGGTAACCAGCGAGATTATTGATCGCAGTCCACGGACCGTTACCATAACTGTCATGCCTTCTGTCATCTATGAACACATTGTCAAATG TATGGGCAACAGTATTGTGAAGAAACTCATGGATCACTCCATCCCGGACCTGTAA